The genomic region TACTAATCTGCTCTGAAGTTCTCAAGTTTTTTTCTCTTTGAGCTTCCCTTATGGCAAGTTCACGATCTTTAAATTGGTATTCAGCCTCCAGCCTGCCTACTTCCCGGCTTATCTCATTATTATTCAGGCTGTCTGAAAAAGCTTTGAATTTCTCATGAAAAGCCAAGGCATTTTTAACATCCCCTCTTTCCTTATGAATTTTATATAAGGTCTCTGAGGAAGTACTTTTTTGGGGTAATCCATTAAGTTTTTCAGCAATTTGGAATGCACGTTCTGCAAAATTGAGTGCCTGTTCAAGATTCCCCATTTGAAGATATGTAAGTGCAATACCATTCAAAGACTGAACTTTTTCAAGCTCATTTTCGAGAACATCATACACTTCAATCGACCGCTTAAAGTATTGAAGGGCGGTGCTATACTCCTTTTTTAACAGGTAAATTTCTCCCAGCTTAAAAGTAGATAACCCAATAGCACGCTGATCAAATGTTCCTCCATCAAAATTCAATACCCTTTCCAATTGTTCTTCAGCTTTGTCGAACTGCCCCAACTCATAATAAATAAAACCAAGATTTACGGGTATAGAAATAGTAGCGGGCTCTAATGTTTTTAAGGAATTTAGTTCAAGAAAGATTTCAAGAGCCCGGTCGTAATTTTCCAGCTTCAAATAGCTTACTCCAATATTATTCAGATTTTGAAATACACCGTTTTCATTACCCAACTCTTCAAATAAATTACGGGCTTCAAAAAAGTGCTCCAACCCCGGTTGGTAACTTCCTTGTGAGGCGTAGGAAATTCCTATGAGTTGATTTAGCAGTGCACGTTCCTCTCGAAATGCATCTGCTCCAGCTTCAGTAAGAGAAGAACTGGCAACTTCAAAAGCTTGTTGGTATTCACCTCGGTTAAAATGTACCGTTGCTATTAAGTAATGTGCGTAAAGTAATCCCTTGGTATATTTTACTTCTTCCGCTGTAACTGATGCTAACTTGGCGTAATACATGGTACTGTCAAGCTCAGTGAACCGGTAGGCCGTTCCTATTTTATTTAGAATGTTTACAGTCGAGCTGTCGGCCTTTAACTGCGCATTCTCAGAATATGGAAGTGCTTGTCGAAGGCTGTCTATCTTTTGTGATTGAGACACAGCAATATCCGGCAGAAATAAAAACAGCCAAAAGAAAAAGGGGAGTTTTAAGATTATCGTATTCAAGTTTGTGCGTATGTCTCTTATTTTTAGGACTAAATAGATGTATTCTGGTAATTTTTCAATTTGAAAAAGGGATTATTACACAACATTAATAAACTTCATAAGATATCTGCCTTAAAAGTTATCAAAACGCAGGGCTTTCCTTATATTCAAGAAATTCTAATCAAAAACTTAATATGAAAAAACTACTAATAACCTTATTTGCTTTAGCTGTCACAATAGCGAGTTGCACTAATAACGAAGATGTTAAGACGTTTGTGAATGCTAATGGATATACTCTTCTGGGAGATTCCCTGATTACTTTTGAAACGCTGATTATTGAAAATGGGAAAGTCCGGGAAATAGGAGGAAGTGAACTCTCTGAAAAATCAGCAGTTGGCGAGGTGATAGACCTGCAAGGAAAAACGGTACTTCCGGGGCTGATTGATGCCCATGGACACGTAATGGGACTAGGTTATCAAGAACTGAATGTAAATTTGTCCGGAATCAATACTCTTGAAGCAACTTTGGACACTATCAAAGCTTATGCTGAAGCCAATCCGGAATTGGAATGGATTCAGGGAAGAGGGTGGAATCAAACGCTATGGCCGGAAAATGAATTTCCTACAGCCGCTGATTTAGATAAAGTAGTGGATGATCGTCCTGTTTGGTTAACAAGAGTTGACGGACATGCGGCTTGGGCTAATACTAAAGCCATGGAACTTGCAGGCATTAGTAAGGAAACTCCTGATCCACAAGGCGGAAAAGTTATACGTGACCGAGCGGGCAATGCCACCGGTGTTTTTGTGGATGCGGCAGAAAACTATATAAACCAAATTGTTCCGGAACCTACTGAAACAGAAATGCGATTGGCTTTGGAAAAAGCGCTTGATCAAATGGCCAAAATGGGTCTTACCTCCGTTCATGATGCCGGAATTGGGATTGATACGTGGAACCTCTACAAAGAATTTGCGGATTCAGGAAAAATGACCACTCGAATTTATGCTATGATACGTGGAACCGGGACAGCTTTCGATGAACTTTCCAAAGCGGGTCCCATTAATTCTTATGCCGATGATCGATTGGCTCTTCGCAGTGTAAAGATTTCTGCTGACGGCGCATTGGGAAGTAGGGGCGCAGCTATGAAGGAACCCTACTCAGATGATCCCGGAAACAGGGGGTTACTATTTTATGAACAGGAGGAGCTGAATGAGATGGTGAAGAAGTCTGTATCAAATGGGTATCAAACAAATATACATGCCATTGGTGACCGCGCCAATGATGTAGTGCTCGATGCTTTTGAAATGGCCCGGGAAGAATTTGGTGACCAGGGATTACGGCACCGAATTGAACATGCTCAAATTGTTTCACTGGAGGATATTCCTCGCTTCAAAGAGCTGAATCTTATTGCTTCCATGCAGGCTACTCATGCCACCAGTGATATGAATATGGCTGAAGACCGGGTTGGGTCTGAACGAATAAAGGGGAGTTACGCCTGGCAGAAATTTTTAGATCAGGGTACCTTAATTGCCAATGGTTCCGATTTCCCGGTAGAACATTCCAATCCTTTTTATGGATTATATTCTTCAGTAACACGGCAAGATCATGAAGGAAACCCTCCCGGAGGCTGGTATCCTGATGAAGCATTAAGCCGTAAAGAAACGCTCAAATCTTTCACCATCGATGCCGCTTATGCTGCACATCAGGAAGATATTCTTGGAACACTTGAACCCGGTAAATGGGCTGATTTCATTGTTATTGACCGAGATTTCTTTGAAGTACCCGCGATTGAAATATGGCAAATCGAGGTATTGCAAACATGGGTAGCAGGAGAAAAAGTACATCCTAAATAACTTTAGGAAAGAGGAACAACCCGGCCATTGGAAAGTTAAAGGATTGAATACAAATCAATCCTTTAACAAACCATGAATTCAGTAACAGCCAGGTTTATTAGTGTGATAATAGCTGTTTTATTGTTCTCCGTGTCGTGTCATAGTTTTAAAAAGAGCAGTGATATGTCTCCTGTTTCACCTGTAATGCCTTCCGAGGAATCGATGAAAGTGGATTTTTCAGAGATAAAGGATAAACAGGCCAGTAATTCCACGGCATCAGGAGAATCAAATTTTGCTGTAGCTACAAAAGCAGCAACGGTTATGAAAGCCATTTTGGACCTCAATGTGGCCATACCGCGAACCTTAGTTAAGGCTGCACAGCGACATAACCCGGAATACATATCGGCTGGAGAATGGGAATGGAATTATTCGACTGAGGCCGGGGGAGATAATTTCGGAGTTCGTATAACCGCCAAAACAAATCCCAACAATGATGTAACATGGAGATTTTTTGTTACGAATTCTGCAACCGCTCCTCCCCTTAAAGATGCACTTTTTTTTGAGGGAAGGTCTGATTTTTTAGGTACTTCGGGTAAATGGATGTACTATAATCCTACAGCTGAAGACTATGAACAGGTTTCGCTGATAACATGGGAGAGAAATGAAAATATTGAATCTGTTGACCTGGAAGTAACCAGCGACAGAAATGACAATATGGGGGATATCATAGAATTTAACTTTGACGGGACAGTTAAAAAAGCCATTTATAGGGATGTTTCTTCAGGTGAAACGGCAATAATTAGTTACAACACAGAAGCAAACACAGGTTCAATTTTAGCTCCAGGATATAATAACGGCAATCGAGCTTGTTGGGATGAAACCCTGAAAAATATCTCCTGCCCGAAATGAAAATTATTTCAATAATGCTCAACCTTCGTTGAATTTATTTGGCAGGGCTTTTTTTGTTTTTGTTGTCATGCATGAATCATTATATTATATGTGTAATATATGTAATATAAATAAGGAAGGACATGGCAGATTCACAAAACCCATTGAGGGGGAGAGGGGCATCAGATAATCCAGTAAACCGGTTTGAGGGAAATTATATTGATTATGATTTGGATGAGGAAACCGGGGAAAAGCCGGCTCCAAAAACTCAGCTGATACGGGATGCTACCCAATCAGTAATCACTTATAACAAGAGCGAGGATATTGGATTCAATGCCAGCATAAACCCGTATAGAGGGTGTGAACATGGCTGTATTTATTGTTATGCGCGGCCTTATCACGAGTATTTGGGATATTCATCGGGGTTGGACTTTGAATCAAAGATTGTGGTGAAATATGATGCTCCCGAGTTGTTAAAGAAAGAGCTCAGCTCCCCCAAGTGGAAGCCTCAGGTGATTGCAATGAGCGGGGTAACGGATATCTATCAACCCGTAGAGAAAGAGTTAAAGCTGACCCGGGGTTGTCTTAAGATATTGGCAGAGTTTCGAAACCCCGTGGGACTTATTACTAAAAATCATCTAATTACACGTGATATTGATCTGTTGTGTGAGTTAAATGACTACAACTGTGTAAGTGTTACAATTTCGGTTACTACCTTAGACAACGACTTAACGGGGGTAATGGAACCAAGGACTTCCCGACCAAAGCGCAGATTGGAGGCAATCCGTAAACTGGCGGATGCTGGGATTCCTGTTGGGGTTAATGTAGCTCCCATTATTCCGGGCCTCACTGATCATGAATGTGCCGATATTTTGGAAATGGCAGCCGCAGCCGGGGCTTCCCATGCCGGCTATACCATTATTCGATTGCCTTATAAGGTTAAGGATATGTTTGTGGAATGGCTGGGGCAACATTATCCTGATCGAAAGAAGAAAGTTCTGCGGAAGATTATGGATATAAGGGATGGAAAATTGAATAATTACGAATGGGGAACCCGGATGAAGGGGGAAGGAAATTTTGCGAAACAAATTTCAGACCTTTTTAAGGTACAAACCAAGAAATTGGGGTTAAATGAGCAAAATCGCTATCTAACAACCGAACATTTTGTTCGCAGTACCGGCTCTCAGCTTAATTTATTTTAAAGAATTATTTTTTTTACAATAAAAGCGAAACTATTTCGTCTGTTATTCGTCTTTATGTATGAAAGTAGTTTATACCCGGTATCCTTAAAAGGTAATATAAAGACGTAGCTTTCTAAACATGCCTCTTTGATTTGGATATCGGGTTTTTTTATGTCTTTGAATTTTCCTGTTCATCCAATCTTCAAAATAGATTTGTATTTCTAATTTGACATTTGAACACCTGCAAATTACAATACAGATGCCAATCTAAAATCTCAGTTAAGGAGGATATACGTTATGAACGAAGAAACATTTCTTGAAGCCGCAGAAGCCGGCGACTTTGAAATCATTTCAGGGTTGCTAAGTGACGGAGTTGATGTTAATACAAAAGACCATCATGACCGTACAGCATTACTGAAAGCAGCTAAGCATGGCCATAAAAATATTGTTGAGTTTTTGGTTAAACATGGAGCTGAAGTAGATCATAGAGACAATCGCGGGACTTCAGCTTTATATTGGGCATCTACAAATGGCCACTATGACATTGTTCAGTTTTTGATAGAGCACAGTGGAGATGTTGACGTACATGATGACAGGGGCTGGTCAGCTAAAGATCAGGCAATAACACATCATCACGATCAGGTGGTTGAGTTATTAAATGCTGCCGGTGCGCATTGAGTTATAGACTGTTAGGAAAAGAATACATAAAAAAAGCAGTGATAATTTCTTATCACTGCTTTTCTAATTTTATAACTTAGTTAATCAATTTTCTATAGGAATGGAGCGTTGCTCTATCTCCTGAATTAAATCCGGTAATTCTCCTTCAAAAATTGGGGCAATACGCTCAAATTGCTCATCTATTTGAGCAGCAAGATCAACATAAACTTCATATTGCTGTTGTGTCGGACGACCATCTCCGGTTGCAACAGTACTGGCTAAAGAAGCCAATTTGTTGTTAAGCTTGATAGGGAAGTTTAATACATCCTGATATGATTCTGCTTTGGTTTGCATTAACTCACTTTCTACTTCTTCCAAAACTTTCAGCATGGCATCTGCCCGTTCCTGAATTTCAGTATTAGCTGAAAAATCAGCTTTCACGTCATTAATTTCATCACGTACTTTACGGATTCTGTTAATGGTTTTATGAGTCGTATCCAGCTTGGCAATAATGGTCTGGTGGAGATCAAACTGCGCCTGGAAGTCTTCTTGAGTAGTTTCGATGCGTGGATCTTTTGTTATTTCAAAAGTTTGGCTTCCCACTACTTCATCATCCACCAGCAAGCGAACTTCGTAAGAACCGGGGACGGCTCGGGGACCAATAGTAGAGCCGGACCACAGGATTTGACGCCCGTCTAAATCTGTAGCTCCTGGATATCTCATATTCCACTCAAAAGAATTATTTCCTTCTTTAGTTGTCAGAACATCAGAAGGAACATTATGTTCTTTTTCATAAAATTCTTCAGATTCTTTAACCGGTTTGCCTTCCAGGTTTTCCTTGTTGGAAAATGTTCGAATTACTGAACCTTCAGGCTCAACAAACTGAAGCTTAACTTCGGCATCAGGTACATTGTTGAGGTTGTAATAAACGACTACACCGTCTTTAGGATTTTCGCCGAATGTTTCTCCAGGCTCTACTTCGGTATGTCTTCCGAATAAATAGGTAGTTTCGGGCTTGAAAAGGTGGTAGTCAGAATTTTTGACGTCATTACTGAGTTGATGCAATACCGCCAGATCATCAAGAACCCAAAAAGAGCGACCTTGAGTAGCTACAATTAAATCTTTGTCCCTTTTATGAACATTCAAATCAGTTATAGGTACATTAGGAAGGTTTAACTGAAGTGGTTGCCATTTGTCTCCATCATTGAAGGAAACATACAATCCGGTTTCTGTTCCTGCATATAGCAGTCCTTGTTTGTTAGGATCTTCCCTAATTACCCGGGTAAAATCTCCTTCAGGAATACCGTTGGTTATTTCCGTCCAGCTTCGTCCATAATTTGTTGTTTTATAAAGCATGGGTGAGAAATCGTCGAATTTATAACGATTAGCTGCCAGATAAGCAGTTCCCGGATCATGCGGAGAAGGGTCAATAATACTTGCCATAGCTTCCGGCATGCCGTTTGGAGTCACTTCATTCCAGGTCTCGCCATTGTCTCGGCTGACGTGAATCAGTCCGTCATCTGCTCCTGTCCATAATACACCCGGTTGGATAGGTGATTCAGCAAAGGTGAATACTGTGTTGTAGTATTCTACACTGGTGTCATCTTTTGTAATCGGTCCGCCCGATTCACCTTGTTTAGATTTATCGTTTCGGGTAAGATCATCACTGATGGTTTCCCAACTCATACCTTCATCAGTAGATCTGTGTACATACTGAGAAGTTGCATACAATATGTCGGAGTTGTGAGGGGAAATATAAATTGGGAAGGTCCATTGAAATCTATATTTCAGATCCTCGGCACCGGCACCCATGGGGTTATCCGGCCACACGTCAATACGGTCACTTTGATTAGTAAAGTCATTAAACTTATTAAAGTAACCTCCATAACTACCGCCGTAAGTTACATTGGGATCGTCAGGATCGGGGGCAATATATCCGCTTTCGCCACCGGCTACAGGAGCCCATTCTCTTTCAGTGATGCCACTGCCTGCTGTTCGGCTCAATATTCCAACGGTACTGTTATCCTGCTGTGCACCGTATATTCGGTAAGGAAATTGATTATCTGTGATCACCTGATAAAATTGAGCTGTTGCATATTTATGATATGAAGACCAGCTTTTTCCGCCATTATATGTTACTTGCCCACCGCCGTCATCAGCAATAACCATACGTTCAGGATCAGTTGGAGAGATCCATAAATCATGATGATCACCATGAGGTGTGCCTATTCTTTCAAAACTGCTTCCACCGTCTGTTGATTTATGGAAACTCACATTCAATACATATACTTCATTTTCATCTTTTGTACCTGCAACTACGTGAGTATAATACCAGGCACGCTGGCGAAGATTACGATCTGCACTGGTTCTTTGCCAGGTTTTTCCACTATCATCCGAGCGGAATAAACCACCGTTTTGGCTTTCGATAATAGTCCATACACGGTCTGAATTCAAAGGAGAGATTGCCACTCCAATTTTACCTTTGATGCCTTTTGGCAGTCCCGGTCGTTGAGAAATATTTTCCCAGGTTTCGCCACCGTCCACACTTTTGTAGAGTCCACTTCCTTCACCACCACTCGACATTTCCCATGCATTACGGTAAGCCTCCCACATGGAAGCGTACAAAATTCTTGGGTTATTTGGATCGATTTCTATATCAACGGCACCGGTTTTTTCATTATGATAAAGTACTCGTTCCCAATTTTCACCACCATCTGTGGTTTTGAAAACACCTCTTTCGGTGTTGCCTTCATTTCCAAAAGCATGGCCCATTACGGCAACCCATGCTACATCTTCATCGTCAGGATGAACTACAATTTCACCTATGAAGTGAGAATCACCAAGGCCGATATGTTCCCAGCTGTTTCCGCCATCAACAGAGCGGTACATTCCATCACCGGCTGACATATTACCACGGATACAGGTTTCACCCATCCCGGCATAAATCACATTACTGTTCGAAGGGGCCACAGAAATTGCACCCACCGATCCGGTTTTAAAATATCCATCTGATACATTATACCAGTTGTTTCCACCATCTGTGGTTTTATAAACACCACCGCCGGTAAAGCCCGCATAATATGTATGTGGGTGATCTTGATGGCCGGTAACTGCAACTGAACGACCGCCTCTAAAAGGCCCGATGTTTCGATATTCTAATTCTTGAAATAAAGACTCTTCGTAATCTGGATTAGAAATTTCTTCACCATGTCCAAAAATCTGAGCTTGAACTGATGTTGAAAATCCCCATATAAACATGAGTGCTATTATAAAGATGTAAGCACTTAATTTTGGTTTGTAGCTTTGTTGTGTCATTGATAACTAATTTTATTAAAGATTTGCTATAAGGCGGATACGATTAATGTATAAAAAAATACAGCGGGTCCGCGTAAAAAAATGTGAATGAAAATCACAGAAACAGATAGGCTGGTATTATATACAAAAAACCCCGGCTATTAAATGCCGGGGTTTTAAATTAATAGGCTGATTTACAGATTAATTGTAAGCAGAATTTTGCTCAAGGTTTTCATTCGCATCTATATCTCTGGATGGAATAGGAAAAACCTGGCGGCCGGCATCGGTAAGTGATACAGGATCTCCGTTTAGTCGGTCAATATTGGTAAGAGTATTTAGGGCATTTCCGGTGCGAACCAAGTTATACCAGCGATGGCCTTCCTGAATGAACTCAATACCGCGTTCATGCTCAATGGCTCCTAAGATTTCATTGGCATCCACACTGGTTACAAGTGTATCTGCAAGTCCTGCACGGTTTCTGATCTCATTAAGATCAGAAACGGCTCCTGAAAAATCAGGAGTAGCCTTACGTACGCGAGCTTCAGCCCTGTTCAGATACATTTCAGCAAGCCTGAGAATCTGAATATTATCATCACCACCGGCTTTTGAATATTTGGTAGAATAATAAGCGCCAACATTTGAGTCAAAACCGATAAGGTCTCCTCGCTCATCATCTGACCGCGAATTCACCATATTCACAAAATCTTCGTGCAATGCAATATCGCCACGACCACCACCACTTGAAGGGAAATACCAGAAACGGATATCGTTACCGTCAGTAGTATTATATGTTAATTCAAAGATGGCTTCAGCTGTATTTTCATTAGCGAAGATACTGGCAAAATCTTCAACAAGGTCGAATCCATAGTTTTCAATAACTTCTGTAGCGTAGCTTTCAGCTCCTTCAAAATCTTCAGTGTAAAGATCCAATCTTGAAAGTAAAGCTTTAACTGATGCATCAGAAGCACGATTAGGTGTGGAAAACCCTGCTGTTGCCAAAAGAGTTTCTGCTTCTTCAAGGTCATCTCGTACCTGTTGATATGAATCCGCAATGGAAGCTCGAGAAGGAAAACTGCTTTCGTCGATTTGACGAGAAGGAGTGG from Gracilimonas sp. harbors:
- a CDS encoding RagB/SusD family nutrient uptake outer membrane protein, with the translated sequence MKNFKKYLLITLVAAVGCDVLDQQPQTAISDEIAIRDQKSAQAALNGLYSQVQSTDYYGSNLQISGDVSADISQSIGTWDFYREMDTYVTSAGNLEVRNMWEQMYSTVNHANNIIAELPNVDDIPQTVRDQILGEAYFIRALAFFDLTRTFGGVEGVYGEQGIPLVTTPSRQIDESSFPSRASIADSYQQVRDDLEEAETLLATAGFSTPNRASDASVKALLSRLDLYTEDFEGAESYATEVIENYGFDLVEDFASIFANENTAEAIFELTYNTTDGNDIRFWYFPSSGGGRGDIALHEDFVNMVNSRSDDERGDLIGFDSNVGAYYSTKYSKAGGDDNIQILRLAEMYLNRAEARVRKATPDFSGAVSDLNEIRNRAGLADTLVTSVDANEILGAIEHERGIEFIQEGHRWYNLVRTGNALNTLTNIDRLNGDPVSLTDAGRQVFPIPSRDIDANENLEQNSAYN
- a CDS encoding PA0069 family radical SAM protein, coding for MADSQNPLRGRGASDNPVNRFEGNYIDYDLDEETGEKPAPKTQLIRDATQSVITYNKSEDIGFNASINPYRGCEHGCIYCYARPYHEYLGYSSGLDFESKIVVKYDAPELLKKELSSPKWKPQVIAMSGVTDIYQPVEKELKLTRGCLKILAEFRNPVGLITKNHLITRDIDLLCELNDYNCVSVTISVTTLDNDLTGVMEPRTSRPKRRLEAIRKLADAGIPVGVNVAPIIPGLTDHECADILEMAAAAGASHAGYTIIRLPYKVKDMFVEWLGQHYPDRKKKVLRKIMDIRDGKLNNYEWGTRMKGEGNFAKQISDLFKVQTKKLGLNEQNRYLTTEHFVRSTGSQLNLF
- a CDS encoding glycosyl hydrolase, which codes for MTQQSYKPKLSAYIFIIALMFIWGFSTSVQAQIFGHGEEISNPDYEESLFQELEYRNIGPFRGGRSVAVTGHQDHPHTYYAGFTGGGVYKTTDGGNNWYNVSDGYFKTGSVGAISVAPSNSNVIYAGMGETCIRGNMSAGDGMYRSVDGGNSWEHIGLGDSHFIGEIVVHPDDEDVAWVAVMGHAFGNEGNTERGVFKTTDGGENWERVLYHNEKTGAVDIEIDPNNPRILYASMWEAYRNAWEMSSGGEGSGLYKSVDGGETWENISQRPGLPKGIKGKIGVAISPLNSDRVWTIIESQNGGLFRSDDSGKTWQRTSADRNLRQRAWYYTHVVAGTKDENEVYVLNVSFHKSTDGGSSFERIGTPHGDHHDLWISPTDPERMVIADDGGGQVTYNGGKSWSSYHKYATAQFYQVITDNQFPYRIYGAQQDNSTVGILSRTAGSGITEREWAPVAGGESGYIAPDPDDPNVTYGGSYGGYFNKFNDFTNQSDRIDVWPDNPMGAGAEDLKYRFQWTFPIYISPHNSDILYATSQYVHRSTDEGMSWETISDDLTRNDKSKQGESGGPITKDDTSVEYYNTVFTFAESPIQPGVLWTGADDGLIHVSRDNGETWNEVTPNGMPEAMASIIDPSPHDPGTAYLAANRYKFDDFSPMLYKTTNYGRSWTEITNGIPEGDFTRVIREDPNKQGLLYAGTETGLYVSFNDGDKWQPLQLNLPNVPITDLNVHKRDKDLIVATQGRSFWVLDDLAVLHQLSNDVKNSDYHLFKPETTYLFGRHTEVEPGETFGENPKDGVVVYYNLNNVPDAEVKLQFVEPEGSVIRTFSNKENLEGKPVKESEEFYEKEHNVPSDVLTTKEGNNSFEWNMRYPGATDLDGRQILWSGSTIGPRAVPGSYEVRLLVDDEVVGSQTFEITKDPRIETTQEDFQAQFDLHQTIIAKLDTTHKTINRIRKVRDEINDVKADFSANTEIQERADAMLKVLEEVESELMQTKAESYQDVLNFPIKLNNKLASLASTVATGDGRPTQQQYEVYVDLAAQIDEQFERIAPIFEGELPDLIQEIEQRSIPIEN
- a CDS encoding ankyrin repeat domain-containing protein; protein product: MNEETFLEAAEAGDFEIISGLLSDGVDVNTKDHHDRTALLKAAKHGHKNIVEFLVKHGAEVDHRDNRGTSALYWASTNGHYDIVQFLIEHSGDVDVHDDRGWSAKDQAITHHHDQVVELLNAAGAH
- a CDS encoding amidohydrolase family protein, coding for MKKLLITLFALAVTIASCTNNEDVKTFVNANGYTLLGDSLITFETLIIENGKVREIGGSELSEKSAVGEVIDLQGKTVLPGLIDAHGHVMGLGYQELNVNLSGINTLEATLDTIKAYAEANPELEWIQGRGWNQTLWPENEFPTAADLDKVVDDRPVWLTRVDGHAAWANTKAMELAGISKETPDPQGGKVIRDRAGNATGVFVDAAENYINQIVPEPTETEMRLALEKALDQMAKMGLTSVHDAGIGIDTWNLYKEFADSGKMTTRIYAMIRGTGTAFDELSKAGPINSYADDRLALRSVKISADGALGSRGAAMKEPYSDDPGNRGLLFYEQEELNEMVKKSVSNGYQTNIHAIGDRANDVVLDAFEMAREEFGDQGLRHRIEHAQIVSLEDIPRFKELNLIASMQATHATSDMNMAEDRVGSERIKGSYAWQKFLDQGTLIANGSDFPVEHSNPFYGLYSSVTRQDHEGNPPGGWYPDEALSRKETLKSFTIDAAYAAHQEDILGTLEPGKWADFIVIDRDFFEVPAIEIWQIEVLQTWVAGEKVHPK
- a CDS encoding tetratricopeptide repeat protein codes for the protein MNTIILKLPFFFWLFLFLPDIAVSQSQKIDSLRQALPYSENAQLKADSSTVNILNKIGTAYRFTELDSTMYYAKLASVTAEEVKYTKGLLYAHYLIATVHFNRGEYQQAFEVASSSLTEAGADAFREERALLNQLIGISYASQGSYQPGLEHFFEARNLFEELGNENGVFQNLNNIGVSYLKLENYDRALEIFLELNSLKTLEPATISIPVNLGFIYYELGQFDKAEEQLERVLNFDGGTFDQRAIGLSTFKLGEIYLLKKEYSTALQYFKRSIEVYDVLENELEKVQSLNGIALTYLQMGNLEQALNFAERAFQIAEKLNGLPQKSTSSETLYKIHKERGDVKNALAFHEKFKAFSDSLNNNEISREVGRLEAEYQFKDRELAIREAQREKNLRTSEQISNRNMLIILTLSLLVIAVLVAYGQNRNSALRKKANKLLYEKNTQIEDQAKRLKEMNEIKTQLFSIISHDLRGPLSSLYGFITLTEMNQLSKKQIQDLIPELADKFKYTSTLLNNLLNWARSQLDGYKVAPEQFNLSTQFSENQKIQSYQASNKNIDIQNKLTPEISVYADKNMIGLVILNLLSNAIKFTPENGVIKVWSEIKGDIVRFCIQDNGVGISGKQLDMLFDETSFYTTDGTNDEKGTGLGLMLCKDFISKNKGRIWAESEVGKGSTFCFTLPANVDRFHSS